A stretch of Crossiella cryophila DNA encodes these proteins:
- a CDS encoding UvrD-helicase domain-containing protein has product MRVAEKPFGLLTTEQRAVVDLPVETRALVTAGPGAGKTHTLVRRLEMLVDDGEATAGDLLVLTFSRAAVRELRARLARHGQAARYVRVHTFDAWALELLTTVRGEVDWRIQPFDARIRAAAAAIQIGEADDFCEELGHVAIDEFQDLVGERRVMVESLLDRFDCGFTVVGDPAQAIYGFQIRNLVERAAENGRFAAWLREIFADELVELALTENFRVRYPEAEGALSFGTRLRSNGGDGKMLRRGLHSMLRGTMPLESLSGQFERAMLSAEGVTTAVLCRTNGHALLVSEELHDAGIRHRLQRSAVDQVVPAWIGRLMSTVRSTTITRAEFDRRLPELPFGSDDDPELLWDWLVRATAAGRGTRAVDLSILRVRMAGGMLPDELVEQPSTNLVVSSYHRAKGLEFDRVIVADPGMGREESDAESADEARMLFVALTRARDDVAWIETPAYPNGRVCKDTVSTRWVKVGWDRRQRHGMEIRGDDVSGDDPPGTVDFTADCPDLQVYLMNKVRPGDEVVLERLHDLPLGDKESPPYLVLHHGRAIATTSRRFRLDIRRFLQTGAYGGEPTWPRRLERVRVDAIEAVCGSEATGVEAGLGPHGVWLVPKLVGLSSFVYGGHSSLGDL; this is encoded by the coding sequence ATGAGGGTGGCGGAGAAGCCATTCGGTCTGCTCACCACCGAGCAGCGCGCAGTTGTGGACTTGCCGGTGGAAACCCGGGCGCTGGTGACTGCGGGACCGGGAGCGGGCAAGACACACACGTTGGTGCGACGGCTGGAAATGTTGGTCGACGACGGTGAGGCGACGGCAGGAGATCTCCTAGTACTGACCTTCTCTCGTGCCGCTGTACGGGAGCTGCGCGCCAGACTCGCTCGGCACGGCCAGGCCGCGCGATATGTGCGCGTGCACACCTTCGACGCGTGGGCATTGGAACTGCTGACCACGGTTCGAGGCGAGGTGGACTGGCGGATCCAGCCCTTCGATGCCCGGATCCGCGCCGCGGCAGCAGCCATCCAAATTGGGGAGGCTGATGACTTTTGCGAGGAACTCGGGCACGTCGCGATCGACGAGTTCCAGGATCTGGTGGGGGAACGAAGGGTGATGGTCGAGTCGTTGCTCGACCGCTTCGATTGCGGTTTCACCGTTGTCGGCGATCCGGCTCAGGCGATCTATGGATTTCAAATCCGAAACCTGGTGGAGCGTGCTGCGGAGAACGGTCGCTTCGCTGCATGGCTGCGCGAGATTTTTGCCGATGAACTCGTCGAACTTGCGTTGACCGAGAACTTTCGGGTTCGGTATCCGGAGGCTGAGGGCGCATTGTCGTTCGGCACGCGCCTCCGCAGCAACGGGGGCGACGGCAAGATGCTCCGCCGAGGTCTGCACAGCATGCTTCGCGGCACCATGCCGTTGGAATCGCTCAGTGGACAGTTCGAGCGCGCCATGTTGTCGGCCGAGGGCGTAACCACGGCCGTGCTCTGCCGGACCAACGGACATGCGCTGCTGGTTTCGGAGGAGCTGCATGATGCAGGTATCCGGCACCGGTTGCAGCGATCGGCGGTCGACCAGGTAGTGCCTGCCTGGATCGGGAGGCTGATGTCGACTGTCCGGAGCACCACGATCACGCGCGCAGAGTTCGATCGTCGTCTGCCCGAGTTGCCCTTCGGATCGGATGACGATCCCGAATTGCTGTGGGACTGGTTGGTCCGAGCCACTGCGGCCGGCCGTGGCACCAGAGCAGTCGACCTGTCGATCCTGCGTGTGCGGATGGCAGGCGGGATGCTGCCGGACGAATTGGTCGAGCAGCCGTCGACGAACTTGGTCGTTTCCTCCTATCACCGTGCCAAGGGCCTCGAATTCGATCGGGTGATCGTCGCCGATCCGGGAATGGGCAGGGAGGAGTCCGACGCCGAGTCGGCCGATGAGGCACGCATGTTGTTCGTCGCCCTCACCAGGGCGCGTGACGACGTGGCCTGGATCGAAACACCTGCTTACCCGAACGGTCGGGTTTGCAAGGACACAGTCAGCACGCGGTGGGTGAAGGTCGGCTGGGATCGCAGGCAGCGCCATGGCATGGAGATCCGGGGTGACGATGTGTCCGGAGATGATCCACCCGGAACGGTGGATTTCACGGCCGACTGTCCGGATCTGCAGGTCTACCTGATGAACAAGGTCCGCCCGGGAGATGAGGTGGTGTTGGAACGTCTGCACGATCTGCCGTTGGGGGACAAGGAGAGTCCGCCTTACCTGGTGCTGCACCACGGCCGCGCGATCGCCACCACCTCGCGCAGATTCCGGCTGGATATCCGGCGGTTTCTGCAGACAGGTGCGTATGGCGGCGAACCGACATGGCCACGCAGGCTGGAACGAGTCCGGGTCGACGCGATCGAGGCGGTCTGCGGTAGCGAGGCCACAGGCGTCGAAGCGGGCCTTGGCCCACACGGAGTGTGGCTCGTTCCGAAGTTGGTCGGTCTGAGCTCCTTTGTCTACGGCGGCCACTCCAGTCTGGGAGATCTGTGA
- a CDS encoding helicase-related protein, with product MSRYDEHYTFRDQMRDGLRRDLFGPVDKEDDEEIVNDPPATTYVTGILFPVREQRQHTAETDVDLSSVAVLPGDVDEVVDTGVAMANVQAPSSMGLTFAVDCEVSSALTIEVTVASYDPIGPDGNRVEAKRSTRGATGEDDIRWRRVPVPAFSTTLDLADAPDRVSVVDKRLECRLRVRKPKDGTVSITVTLINITKIPENGLHDEHCFCQAGITVRGAIVQRPGPGGGDEDEVIGSRLLHRYAPTFAVGHGCSVEWDWTPPAPAELVGVDERDITVPEVRTTFVPSHDVLLTDSNTEIDSRSLMMRELARADRQDLVETLNRLAAAYGDWIEERRTDATRLSTESFRVRAGEHLDRCVEAKRRIESGIRLLRSNAEAYKAFQLANEAMALQRGRTVWIKGGRNGEPVYNGRWRPFQIAFMLQCLDGIVDPEHDDRKLVDLLWFPTGGGKTEAYLGLIAFTVFLRRLRRGAAGEGVTAIMRYTLRLLTLQQFERAAALICAMEQIRRRNERRLGTTPISLGMWVGQSATPNSLKDAKAALKKLETNPDLNEKNPVQLHACPWCGTKMDHRNYVVDVEHDNMRIFCGRPDCPYRDALPVHVVDEMVYREHPTLIIATSDKFARLPWREDVASLFNCDIEDGLPPELIVQDELHLISGPLGSLAGLYETAIDEIAKRPKVIASTATIRRAREQALHLFDREVAQFPPPGLDARDSWFAVETPSADKANRRYVGLLAPNTSQATLLVRVYAALLDRAARNEGKDSVRDAYWTLVGYFNSLRLLAAAELQVHADVRERLGQLVNESEQDARPVDAVIELTSRIKSTQVPKHLKQLEQELPDDDVLDVVLATNMISVGVDVDRLGLMAIMGQPQTTAEYIQASSRVGRSHPGMVVTLLNAARSRDRSHYENFASYHSALYRTVESTSVTPFSARARDRGLHAVVVGMARLLHKELRPNDAAADIDRYPSKLEEVKDLILNRVQRVAKDEYESTEAQIDDIIDWWRGLAICNSDLKYEAPPRQDTARGPYDALLRNYTDEDLTEAFPTLWSLRDVDAETRLFLER from the coding sequence ATGTCCAGGTACGACGAGCACTACACCTTTCGCGACCAGATGCGTGATGGACTGCGTCGAGACCTCTTCGGGCCGGTGGACAAGGAGGACGACGAGGAGATCGTCAATGATCCTCCTGCAACCACCTATGTGACCGGGATTCTCTTCCCGGTGCGCGAGCAGCGACAGCACACTGCCGAGACCGACGTCGACCTGTCGTCCGTGGCCGTGCTGCCGGGTGATGTGGACGAAGTGGTCGACACCGGCGTTGCCATGGCCAATGTGCAAGCTCCGTCCTCGATGGGACTGACCTTTGCCGTCGATTGCGAGGTGTCCTCGGCACTGACGATCGAGGTCACCGTCGCTTCGTATGATCCGATCGGGCCCGACGGCAACCGAGTCGAGGCGAAGCGCTCGACGCGGGGTGCCACCGGTGAGGACGACATCCGGTGGCGGCGCGTGCCTGTTCCTGCCTTCTCCACCACGCTGGATCTGGCAGACGCGCCGGATCGTGTGTCTGTTGTAGACAAACGTCTGGAATGCAGACTTCGGGTGCGGAAACCGAAGGACGGCACGGTTTCCATCACAGTCACCCTGATCAACATCACCAAGATTCCCGAAAACGGACTTCACGACGAGCACTGCTTCTGCCAGGCTGGGATCACCGTGCGCGGTGCAATTGTTCAGCGCCCGGGGCCTGGTGGGGGTGACGAGGACGAGGTGATCGGGAGCAGGCTCCTGCACCGGTACGCGCCCACGTTCGCCGTTGGCCACGGATGCTCAGTCGAGTGGGATTGGACTCCGCCTGCACCTGCGGAACTTGTCGGAGTGGATGAGCGTGACATCACCGTGCCGGAGGTTCGAACCACGTTCGTGCCGTCGCACGACGTGTTGCTCACCGATTCCAACACCGAAATCGACAGCAGATCGCTGATGATGCGCGAGCTGGCCAGGGCGGACAGGCAGGATCTGGTCGAGACGCTGAATCGGTTGGCAGCGGCTTACGGGGACTGGATCGAGGAACGGCGGACTGACGCAACCCGACTCTCGACGGAGTCCTTCCGCGTTCGTGCTGGCGAACACCTCGATCGATGTGTCGAAGCGAAGCGGCGCATTGAGAGCGGCATCCGCCTCCTGCGCTCGAATGCCGAGGCATACAAGGCTTTCCAGCTCGCCAACGAGGCGATGGCACTGCAGCGGGGTCGGACAGTCTGGATCAAGGGCGGCCGAAACGGCGAACCGGTATACAACGGGAGATGGCGGCCGTTCCAGATCGCGTTCATGCTGCAATGCCTGGACGGAATCGTCGATCCCGAGCACGACGACCGGAAGCTGGTCGATCTGTTGTGGTTCCCGACCGGTGGTGGAAAGACCGAGGCGTATCTAGGACTCATCGCCTTTACCGTCTTTCTTCGCAGGCTGCGTAGAGGGGCTGCGGGAGAAGGCGTCACGGCGATCATGCGGTACACGCTCAGGCTGCTCACCCTGCAGCAGTTCGAGCGTGCAGCAGCACTGATCTGCGCCATGGAGCAGATCCGCCGTCGGAACGAGCGCAGGCTCGGCACGACACCCATCTCTCTGGGCATGTGGGTGGGACAGTCGGCAACGCCCAACTCGTTGAAGGATGCCAAGGCTGCGCTGAAGAAGCTCGAGACAAACCCCGATCTGAACGAGAAGAACCCGGTCCAGCTGCATGCCTGTCCCTGGTGTGGAACGAAGATGGACCACCGCAACTACGTCGTCGACGTCGAGCACGACAACATGCGGATCTTCTGCGGAAGGCCGGACTGCCCTTACCGAGATGCGTTGCCCGTCCACGTCGTGGACGAGATGGTTTACCGCGAACACCCCACTCTGATCATCGCCACCTCCGACAAGTTCGCTCGGCTGCCGTGGCGGGAAGACGTGGCGAGCTTGTTCAACTGCGACATCGAAGACGGGTTGCCACCGGAACTGATCGTGCAGGACGAACTGCACCTGATCTCCGGCCCGCTCGGCAGTCTGGCCGGCCTCTACGAGACGGCCATCGACGAAATTGCGAAGCGGCCGAAGGTGATCGCATCGACCGCGACAATCCGGCGAGCACGTGAACAGGCTCTGCACCTGTTCGACCGAGAGGTCGCGCAGTTCCCGCCACCGGGGCTCGATGCCCGTGATTCGTGGTTCGCCGTGGAGACCCCCTCCGCGGACAAGGCAAACCGTCGGTATGTCGGCCTGCTCGCGCCGAACACCAGCCAGGCCACCTTGTTGGTACGGGTCTACGCGGCGCTGCTCGACCGCGCGGCCAGGAACGAAGGCAAGGACTCGGTCCGGGACGCCTACTGGACTTTGGTCGGCTACTTCAACAGCCTCCGCCTGTTGGCGGCGGCTGAACTTCAGGTCCACGCCGACGTTCGGGAACGACTGGGGCAGCTCGTCAACGAGTCGGAGCAGGATGCCCGGCCCGTGGATGCTGTCATCGAGCTGACCAGCCGGATCAAGTCCACCCAGGTGCCCAAGCACCTCAAGCAACTGGAACAGGAACTGCCCGACGACGATGTGCTGGACGTTGTGCTTGCCACCAACATGATCTCAGTCGGTGTGGACGTCGATCGACTCGGCCTGATGGCAATCATGGGACAACCGCAGACAACGGCCGAGTACATCCAGGCGAGCAGCAGAGTGGGGCGATCCCACCCCGGCATGGTGGTGACCCTGCTCAACGCGGCTCGATCCCGAGACCGCTCTCACTACGAGAATTTCGCCTCTTACCACTCGGCGCTCTACCGGACGGTGGAGTCCACCAGCGTCACCCCGTTCTCCGCGCGCGCCAGAGACCGCGGCCTGCACGCAGTGGTGGTGGGCATGGCCCGGTTGCTGCACAAGGAACTGCGGCCGAATGACGCGGCCGCCGACATCGATCGGTACCCGTCGAAACTGGAAGAGGTCAAAGACCTGATTCTCAACCGGGTGCAACGGGTCGCCAAGGACGAGTACGAGAGCACCGAAGCGCAGATCGACGACATCATCGACTGGTGGCGTGGCCTGGCGATCTGCAACAGCGACTTGAAGTACGAGGCGCCTCCGCGGCAGGACACGGCACGAGGGCCCTACGACGCCCTCCTCCGGAACTACACCGACGAGGACCTGACCGAGGCATTCCCCACCCTGTGGAGTCTGCGTGACGTCGACGCCGAGACCCGTCTTTTCCTGGAGCGATGA
- a CDS encoding DEAD/DEAH box helicase, with protein sequence MNSADRREVDQAVETTALSVLQVVLEQSKRVLETYRIDPGLIREHANAERRITQGGYGDRQIYELVQNGADELRQEYHESARQVGGEIAVVLTKSHLYCANQGSPITPEGTDVILRMSSSRKRGGQIGRFGVGVKSVLSVSDSPEFFSATGSFGFDKEWSASRIREVQPEVDDVPVLRMARPISQERAVETDGVLAGLLKWATTVVRLPLQPRAVNGLARDLATFPAEFLLFSPHVGTVTLEDRRTSVVVRRQIFQRSEGDRRALEEQSANGASSTSYWRVFSRVHRPTDSALEAAGELHDRPEIDIAWAVPDRLGRDNKLGEFWAYFPTKYKTTLRGIVNAPWKTSEDRQNLYGGNEFNRELIRVMADLVVDSLQALTRDVDPAAYLDATPARGREEPQWASDQLVSAVWVATTSKPSLPDQHGRLRIPAEVRLHPADLKREWLELWRNYDGRPIDWVHHSVDSSRMRRASAELICNTATVPIASVREWLEALAQDGTPAASATALRIAADMVRGKDMAADEAQKARILLTESHGLVAPVRGQVFRRVSDDSLADSNVYVDDRVTVEFGVTSALDTLGIHEADAAGRFAAVVDQGFADYDDQRWTELWMLSRKAGLDTVLTVLRGTGEDPRRFVHVRTVSGRYRRLGDCLLPGVVVPGDGTRDDTIAVDLRFHGPDRSVLRDLGLIDTPRNSVDPTGEAWFGSYVEECWNRHLETLPTEAPRVQLRNVKVSGTNPPGPLHLLTELSEEGRAEFLKALPRASLISQWNYYAGGQQVVRRTVASPMVWMARKHGRLHTSKGVVPLARAVSPALVAYSDFFPVADLPIITAESLRLPDDMAALPERFWTSLLAEVAVSEDDEFPGRAYDLLFRFDVELSESIGNTRCRVGAKWTNDRPDNEIAVTAERKEYDLLVAEEVPAILVPSEETAQLMMANWGLLDPGDVVEKEFRYVEQAEPLLLTDEFPPLKLMGRNKIEGWSLVRCSELEEITHTPNGVRTESIPSAVKDRRVLVLNPPEDLTALRVVDRVLKLGLGEGGCQEVIRKRQKARDDNKIKEVRAAPTVPDKAVRLFQPEQLKRQLPDGLVDYAAAEAGQEPDHHRLAELAVAAHGDQLLHQHVKDLEERLPGSGRSFRGDSASRQLVSDLQFPDSFAGVQTAQTRSATETVSGPTPYPALHDYQERLARNMFELLTTPAPQRGMLCLPTGAGKTRIAAESVIRVIKERGLEGKPVLWIAQTDELCEQAVQSWMFVWGKVGPEERLTVSRLWSSNEAVAVTTNAHLVVATDAKLHRCLAASRYAWLRDAALVVVDEAHVSTNDTYTKLFRELGLTSHSNARPLVGLTATPFRGNNDVETRKLVDRYEGRRLDAGVFDADPYTSLQSLGMLAQVEHRELAGTTLQLTEDELQKLALPFQHNLPSTAERRLSGNSERNRMLVAEIERLPRDWPVLLFATSVNHAKLMAAILNDKGIKAAALESSTPAAQRWKIVEDYRERKIQVITNYGVLAQGFDAPATRVVIVARPTYSPNVYTQMIGRGLRGPKNGGKDTCLILDVRDNITNYRSALAFTGFEHLWSRG encoded by the coding sequence TTGAACAGCGCAGACCGTCGTGAGGTTGATCAAGCGGTGGAAACCACAGCTCTGTCCGTTCTGCAGGTCGTTCTCGAGCAGTCGAAGCGAGTTCTCGAGACATATCGGATCGATCCCGGGCTCATCCGCGAGCACGCGAACGCCGAACGCCGCATCACGCAGGGTGGTTATGGTGACCGGCAGATCTACGAGCTGGTACAGAACGGTGCTGATGAGCTGAGACAGGAGTATCACGAGTCCGCTCGGCAGGTCGGTGGGGAGATCGCCGTCGTGCTGACGAAGTCGCACCTGTACTGCGCGAATCAGGGTAGCCCGATCACTCCGGAGGGCACCGACGTCATCCTTCGCATGAGCTCGTCTCGCAAGCGAGGTGGCCAGATCGGTCGCTTCGGGGTCGGGGTCAAGTCGGTGCTCAGCGTCTCCGACTCGCCGGAGTTCTTCAGCGCCACCGGCTCGTTCGGATTCGACAAGGAATGGTCCGCATCGCGCATCCGAGAGGTTCAGCCCGAGGTCGATGACGTTCCAGTGCTCCGTATGGCCCGCCCGATCAGTCAGGAACGCGCGGTCGAAACCGATGGCGTGTTGGCCGGCCTGCTGAAATGGGCCACGACCGTGGTGCGCCTCCCCCTGCAGCCGCGGGCAGTGAACGGACTGGCTCGTGACCTGGCCACCTTTCCTGCCGAGTTCTTGCTGTTCTCCCCGCATGTCGGCACGGTGACTCTGGAGGATCGCCGCACCAGCGTGGTGGTACGGCGCCAGATCTTTCAACGCAGCGAGGGCGACCGGCGTGCGCTTGAAGAGCAATCGGCGAATGGGGCGAGTTCGACCTCGTATTGGCGAGTGTTCTCCCGTGTGCATCGGCCTACCGACTCCGCGCTGGAAGCGGCCGGTGAACTGCACGATCGCCCCGAGATCGACATCGCCTGGGCGGTGCCGGACCGACTCGGTCGGGACAACAAGCTCGGGGAGTTCTGGGCATATTTCCCCACCAAGTACAAGACCACTCTGCGCGGGATTGTCAACGCTCCGTGGAAGACGAGCGAGGACCGGCAAAATCTGTACGGCGGCAACGAGTTCAACCGCGAGCTGATCAGAGTCATGGCAGACCTGGTCGTCGACTCCCTGCAGGCGTTGACCCGCGACGTCGATCCGGCTGCCTATCTGGACGCCACTCCCGCCCGTGGCCGGGAAGAGCCGCAATGGGCATCCGACCAGCTCGTCAGCGCGGTGTGGGTGGCCACCACCTCGAAGCCTTCGCTGCCGGATCAACACGGCCGGTTGCGGATCCCGGCGGAGGTTCGGCTTCACCCGGCCGATCTCAAACGTGAGTGGCTCGAACTGTGGCGGAACTACGACGGGCGACCGATTGACTGGGTACACCACTCGGTGGACAGCAGCCGGATGCGCCGGGCGAGTGCGGAGCTGATCTGCAACACGGCCACAGTGCCGATCGCCTCGGTCCGGGAATGGCTCGAAGCTCTTGCACAGGACGGGACTCCTGCAGCTTCAGCGACTGCGTTGCGGATCGCGGCCGACATGGTGCGTGGCAAGGACATGGCTGCCGACGAAGCGCAGAAGGCCCGCATTCTTCTGACCGAGTCGCATGGACTGGTCGCACCGGTCCGCGGCCAGGTCTTCCGGCGGGTGTCCGATGACTCCCTCGCCGACTCGAATGTCTACGTGGACGACCGGGTGACGGTGGAGTTCGGTGTTACCAGTGCCCTGGACACACTGGGCATCCACGAGGCCGATGCGGCAGGTCGCTTCGCCGCCGTGGTCGATCAGGGCTTCGCCGACTACGACGATCAGCGGTGGACCGAGTTGTGGATGCTTTCCAGGAAAGCCGGACTGGACACGGTGCTGACGGTTCTGCGGGGAACTGGTGAGGACCCTCGGCGATTTGTGCACGTGCGTACGGTTTCGGGGCGATACCGCCGACTGGGCGACTGCCTGTTGCCAGGCGTGGTGGTGCCGGGTGACGGTACTCGGGACGACACCATCGCGGTCGATCTCCGTTTCCACGGACCGGATCGTTCGGTTCTGCGTGATCTCGGCCTGATCGACACCCCTCGCAACAGCGTGGACCCGACCGGAGAGGCGTGGTTCGGCAGCTACGTTGAGGAATGTTGGAACCGGCACCTGGAGACGTTGCCAACGGAAGCGCCTCGGGTTCAGCTGCGCAACGTCAAGGTGTCCGGCACAAATCCACCAGGGCCGTTGCACCTGCTGACCGAGCTGTCCGAGGAAGGACGAGCGGAGTTCCTCAAGGCCCTACCAAGGGCCAGCCTGATTTCACAGTGGAACTACTACGCAGGCGGCCAGCAGGTAGTGCGTCGCACGGTTGCCTCGCCGATGGTGTGGATGGCGCGCAAACACGGTCGGCTGCACACCTCGAAGGGTGTGGTGCCGCTGGCCAGAGCCGTCAGCCCCGCATTGGTCGCCTACTCCGACTTCTTCCCGGTGGCGGACCTGCCGATCATCACGGCCGAATCGCTTCGCCTGCCCGATGACATGGCCGCCTTGCCGGAGCGGTTCTGGACATCGCTTCTGGCAGAGGTTGCCGTGAGCGAGGACGACGAGTTTCCGGGCCGGGCCTACGACCTGCTGTTCCGATTCGACGTCGAACTGTCCGAGTCGATCGGCAACACCCGGTGTCGGGTTGGCGCAAAGTGGACGAACGACCGCCCCGACAACGAGATCGCGGTGACGGCCGAGCGCAAGGAGTACGACCTGCTCGTTGCGGAAGAAGTGCCCGCGATCCTCGTGCCGTCCGAAGAGACCGCGCAGCTCATGATGGCGAACTGGGGATTGCTCGACCCGGGGGACGTGGTCGAGAAGGAATTCCGGTACGTGGAGCAAGCTGAGCCGCTCCTGCTGACGGACGAGTTTCCACCCCTCAAACTGATGGGGCGAAACAAGATCGAGGGCTGGTCGCTGGTGCGGTGCAGCGAGCTCGAGGAGATCACGCACACGCCCAACGGCGTACGGACAGAGTCGATCCCGTCCGCAGTCAAGGACAGGCGGGTGCTCGTGCTGAATCCGCCGGAGGACCTGACTGCGCTGCGAGTCGTCGACCGCGTGCTCAAGCTCGGGCTGGGTGAGGGCGGCTGCCAGGAAGTCATCAGGAAGCGGCAGAAGGCACGGGACGACAACAAGATCAAGGAAGTAAGGGCGGCACCGACGGTGCCGGACAAGGCGGTCCGGTTGTTCCAGCCAGAACAGCTGAAGCGGCAGCTTCCCGACGGACTGGTGGACTACGCGGCGGCGGAGGCCGGCCAAGAGCCGGATCACCACAGGCTGGCCGAACTCGCGGTTGCCGCCCACGGCGACCAACTGTTGCACCAGCACGTCAAGGATCTGGAAGAGCGCCTACCTGGAAGTGGCCGTTCTTTCAGGGGTGACAGTGCTTCCCGTCAACTGGTGAGTGATCTTCAGTTCCCGGACTCCTTCGCTGGGGTCCAGACGGCTCAGACCAGGAGTGCCACCGAGACCGTCAGCGGCCCGACTCCGTACCCGGCATTGCACGACTACCAGGAGCGTCTGGCTCGGAACATGTTCGAGCTGCTGACGACGCCGGCTCCGCAGCGGGGAATGTTGTGCCTGCCCACCGGTGCGGGCAAGACGAGAATCGCAGCCGAGTCGGTGATCCGGGTCATCAAGGAGCGCGGTCTCGAGGGCAAACCGGTGCTGTGGATCGCCCAGACCGACGAGCTGTGCGAGCAGGCCGTGCAGAGCTGGATGTTCGTGTGGGGCAAGGTCGGTCCAGAGGAACGTCTCACGGTCAGCAGGCTGTGGTCGAGCAACGAGGCCGTCGCGGTGACCACTAACGCACACCTCGTGGTTGCCACTGATGCGAAGCTGCACCGATGCCTGGCGGCCTCCCGCTACGCCTGGTTGCGTGATGCCGCGCTGGTTGTGGTGGACGAAGCACATGTCTCGACCAACGACACCTACACGAAGCTTTTCCGAGAACTCGGCCTCACCTCGCACTCGAACGCACGTCCGCTGGTCGGCCTGACCGCTACCCCGTTCCGCGGCAACAACGATGTCGAGACTCGAAAGCTCGTCGACCGGTATGAGGGCCGCAGACTGGACGCGGGCGTCTTCGATGCTGATCCTTACACTTCATTGCAGTCGCTCGGGATGTTGGCCCAGGTCGAACATCGGGAATTGGCAGGCACGACTCTCCAGCTGACTGAGGACGAACTGCAGAAGTTGGCCCTGCCGTTTCAGCACAACCTGCCGAGCACGGCCGAACGGCGCCTGTCCGGCAACAGCGAGCGCAACCGGATGCTGGTTGCCGAGATCGAGCGTTTGCCGAGGGACTGGCCGGTGCTGTTGTTCGCCACCTCGGTCAACCATGCCAAGCTGATGGCGGCGATCCTCAACGACAAGGGGATCAAGGCAGCCGCGTTGGAAAGTTCCACTCCGGCCGCGCAACGATGGAAGATCGTCGAGGACTACCGCGAACGGAAGATCCAAGTGATCACCAACTACGGTGTGTTGGCCCAGGGATTCGACGCGCCGGCGACCCGGGTCGTCATTGTGGCTCGCCCGACCTACAGCCCGAATGTGTACACCCAGATGATCGGTCGCGGCCTGCGCGGTCCGAAGAACGGCGGAAAGGACACCTGTCTGATCCTGGACGTTCGGGACAACATCACCAACTACCGCAGTGCCCTTGCATTTACCGGATTTGAGCACCTCTGGAGCCGCGGATGA